Proteins from a single region of Candidatus Binatia bacterium:
- the hemB gene encoding porphobilinogen synthase: MIALRPRRLRRGEVVRSLVRENRVHVEQLVQPLFVVERAGDAGPIESMPGIARLRLGEAAAEARELFSLGIRSVLLFGVPAHKDAIASGSYDADGIVQQAIREIKASLPEMLVIADLCACEYTDHGHCGVLAAGGDVDNDATVELLARVAVTYARAGADVVAPSDMMDGRVEAIRSALDAEGGRDVAIMAYSAKYASAFYGPFREAAGSTPRFGDRRGYQMDPPNAREALREIALDVDEGADIVMIKPGLPYLDVVRAARDRFDAPIAVYNVSGEYAMLHAAIANGWLDGERAVDEILTSFVRAGADIVITYHAKEYAQRHG, encoded by the coding sequence TTGATCGCCCTGCGCCCGCGACGTTTGCGCCGCGGCGAGGTCGTGCGCTCCCTCGTGCGCGAGAACCGCGTTCACGTCGAACAGCTCGTACAGCCGCTCTTCGTCGTGGAGCGCGCCGGCGATGCCGGACCAATTGAGTCGATGCCCGGCATCGCGCGACTTCGCCTCGGCGAGGCCGCCGCGGAGGCTCGCGAGCTCTTCTCGCTGGGCATCAGGAGCGTGCTGCTCTTCGGCGTTCCCGCGCACAAGGATGCGATCGCGTCGGGCAGCTACGACGCCGACGGCATCGTGCAGCAGGCGATCCGCGAGATCAAGGCAAGCCTGCCCGAGATGCTCGTGATCGCGGACCTGTGCGCGTGCGAGTACACCGATCACGGACACTGCGGGGTCCTCGCGGCCGGCGGCGACGTGGACAACGACGCGACCGTCGAGCTGCTGGCGCGCGTCGCCGTGACGTACGCGCGCGCCGGCGCCGACGTCGTCGCACCGTCGGACATGATGGACGGCCGTGTGGAGGCGATCCGCTCTGCGCTCGACGCGGAGGGCGGGCGCGACGTCGCGATCATGGCGTACAGCGCGAAATACGCGTCAGCGTTCTACGGCCCGTTTCGCGAGGCGGCCGGCTCGACGCCGCGCTTCGGCGACCGGCGCGGCTACCAAATGGATCCGCCCAACGCGCGCGAGGCGCTGCGCGAGATCGCGCTGGACGTCGACGAGGGCGCCGACATCGTGATGATCAAACCCGGCCTGCCGTATCTCGACGTCGTGCGCGCAGCGCGCGACCGCTTCGACGCGCCGATCGCCGTCTACAACGTCAGCGGCGAATACGCGATGCTCCACGCCGCGATCGCAAACGGCTGGCTCGACGGCGAGCGCGCGGTCGACGAGATCCTGACCTCGTTCGTTCGCGCCGGTGCCGACATCGTCATCACGTACCACGCCAAGGAGTACGCGCAACGCCATGGATGA
- a CDS encoding molybdenum cofactor guanylyltransferase has protein sequence MDESRTAIVMLAGGAARRFPGKLEREIDGEPMILRCYRNLRATALPIYVAANRPFAPLIDAQLDAPRLIDRDPGGGPLRAFASACGAIDAERCFAVAADQPNLDASVLRRLLAAWQPGDDAVVPLHEGLIEPLAALYDRAAVVREDAALRKAGKAAMHDLVACIAARLVPIEPEYFCNVNRPSDLAGATGK, from the coding sequence ATGGATGAAAGCCGCACGGCCATCGTCATGCTGGCGGGCGGCGCGGCGCGCCGCTTCCCTGGAAAGCTCGAGCGAGAGATCGATGGCGAGCCGATGATCCTGCGTTGCTACCGCAACCTGCGCGCGACGGCGCTGCCGATCTATGTCGCAGCGAACCGGCCGTTCGCGCCGCTGATCGACGCCCAGCTCGATGCTCCGCGCCTCATCGATCGGGATCCCGGCGGCGGTCCGTTGCGCGCGTTCGCGTCGGCCTGCGGGGCGATCGATGCCGAGCGCTGCTTCGCCGTCGCGGCGGATCAGCCGAACCTCGACGCGTCGGTGCTGCGGCGGCTGCTGGCGGCGTGGCAGCCCGGCGACGACGCGGTCGTGCCGCTTCACGAGGGACTGATCGAGCCGCTCGCCGCGCTCTACGATCGCGCTGCGGTCGTGCGCGAAGATGCCGCTCTGCGCAAAGCCGGTAAGGCCGCGATGCACGACCTCGTCGCCTGCATTGCGGCGCGTCTCGTCCCGATCGAGCCAGAGTATTTCTGCAACGTTAATCGCCCGAGCGATCTCGCGGGCGCGACGGGCAAATGA